In the Trichoderma atroviride chromosome 4, complete sequence genome, GCTAGCGGTGTTCACTGACTCAACCACAAGTCATCACAATCACACGTCGATATGCCTAGCATCCCGGCAATGCCTACCTGTAGATCGGATTAGCCGCGAATCACAGAAGGCCATGATATTTTAGCGCTGCGCCCATCCAGTTTTCGCCGGTTTCAATTACTGGCATTAGCCATCCGACGATGCAAGGAGTCCAGCAGGACGGGCTCTGGTAATAGCAGCACCGCGGGACTCCGGATCGGCTAGCGAAGGTGTCCTGACAGCTTGGATTCTTGTTCGAGGTGGCGGTCTCACTTTGTTCGGATAGAGTACGGAACACGAGGTAGATACTAGAGCAGAAAAGTCAATGCCAATGACTTGTCTTCGGGGGCGACTTGCCAACATACAAGTGAATATCGAGATGTTCATAATGTCAAGTTACTTTGGTCCGCCTAGACCTTGGGTCGTCGTTTGCATTAGTCAAAAGACGACCACTCAAGGACATAGACTAAAcattaagaagaaaaaagcaaaggaagcgtaaaaagaaaaggggagtGAAAAGATGGCAAATACCCGGCAAGCCACCATAGGTCTAGTAATAGAGTGCTTATAGACACGACTCTAGCCCCCAAAGCTGGCATCCCCAGTCGCCCCTTGTGTCGGTCGTCGTGCCATTCCTGTCTCACCCAGTTCATCCCCAgccaaggggggggggcctGATGTCAGCTGTCTCTCCTCACAAAAGTAGGTATTGACGTTTAGGCATCTTCACTTcagggaaaagaaaatgaggCTTCACCGCACCTTGGCAGCTCTGAGAGCCAGCTGGGGTGCTTGAACTCAGCCCGCCCGCGACCACTAATCGCATCAGCAGCCAACCAATCGCACACGCAGACATGGCTCCATGGGAAggcaaaaagagacaaaagttACCCAAACGGAAAGAACTTAAACCCGATATATGATATCCCTTCGTAGAATAGTCTAACCCGTTCATCCAAACCTAGCCACCCGCACACATACCGAACTGTCCCCCATAGTACCCCAAACCCAGACGCTCAAATCCTCTCCGCTTGAAGCCGGAGAGGATACCAAAAGACCACTAATTTTTCAAAGACATACGAGGCCACCAATAGCGAACAAATACAGCTCTCCTCCCTTTGTAATAGCCCACTTGAAATCAAGTTccaataagaaaaaagaagagagagagagaagagagagagaatgcgagaaagaagatggggGAAAGGGGCATTTGCCTAGCGTCAAAACGCCAGTGAAGGCCTTCAAACCATGCTGCCCACTTCCGTCCTCGCCAGACGCTCTCCTCGTACATGGCCATTCCATGGATGCCACCATGGCAACAACCGAAAAAAGCTTCATGAAGTAATCATGTCAAGGCCGTACCGGGGATCTGGCCGGCAAAGAACACGCTCAATCTCCTCAGGGTCAAAAGTATGCCCAAAGATGTCCATATCAGTAGCGCCGAGGCCATGGGGCACCTTTGTCTTGGTAATGCTGCTACCCTTTCGGTCTTTCTTGGCCATTTCCTCGTGGATCAAGCGAGTCGTGTTCTGCGTGGGATcttcaaagacaaagacaacgTAGGAGAACTGCCCACGGAGATCAGGGTCAAATAGGAAAATATCCCGCCAAATTTCCGCAAGTTCCTTGGGTGGGTTGCGATAACCATTGCCGAGGCCGAAATCGCCAATCACAACTCGATCGTAATTGTTGTATAAGCAAATCCGAAGGGCGCCCCGGATCTTTTCCCGTATCATGTCCCGCTCTTCCGAGAAAGAATACTTGGTCCCATTCTCTTTAAGCTTGGGCCAGCGTGTTGGCGGAACGGAGATGACTGGTAGATCGTACCAGCGATCGAGTGGCTCGTAGCGATCGTGAGGCCCACGGCATACAACAACCGAGTCGGAGAGAATAGCTCCAACAGACGGGATAGGATAGTTGGAGACCTCTCCCGTCGCAGGCCAGGGGCTGCCCAGCGTGGCGGAGAGGTTGCTTCGTCGGCACAGCTTCTCTTCATAGCCAGAGCAGCCGGTTTCCCAGTCCCCCCTGGACGCCGCTCGTTCGCGGCGCAGATGAAAGGGATTCGAATTCTTGGACCTCTAGCTGCTTCACTAGACTCGCTGTCCATATTGGCGTAGTAAATGGCTTTCATGACCGGGTCACCAGATTCTACCCGAAACTGTGGGGGACGAGTGCTTGGCTTCTGGCGTGGAATGTCGAGCTGCGCCGCCGGATGTCGATAAAGAATGGAGTACGGTGGGAACATTTCCGAGTAGTTTGCCTTGACTAGAGGAATAAAGTTTCTCTTGGTATCGGCCGCTACATCGGACGGCCTTACCTTGCTTGATCTAGTTGGAGCCATACTCGTAGACTTTGCCAAGGCCAAAGGAAAAGGGTGTAACAAGAGTAAACCaagggcgaggacgagatgCAAGCCGGGTTGTAAAGAAAGGTGTGTAAATTGAACAACAACTTGGGGACTCCAACTTGGGGGATTCCAATTTGGGGACTCGGTGTTTATTTTGCGTTCTCAGGGATGTAAACCGGTCAGCAGGAGCGGGCGAGGCGCCTTTATATATCACTGTCTCGGCCTGATAtgaattgctttttttctcctgcCCTTGTTTCCTCTCCTTCAGGCCAAGTTGCCAATGACCAATGACCAATGACCAATGAGGCAGGCAGTGATTCAGAGGCGAACATCCATAGAGAGAGTGAAGCGAGATGTAGGGGCTGCAATTAATTGTACGACCCAATACGTCCAGAATCTGAACCATTTGTTTAGGACAAAAACCAACGGCAGGCGAGCAGACGGGGTTAGAAGGAGCAGCTCAGAGGCTAGCGATCTTCAACCTGAAAAGAGTGTCAAGTATCGCTTGAAAGGCCACCGCTGAGGGGGGGCCAGATTATGTCTCGCCGGCAAGACAGGAATACATACCGGGACCCACGAGGCACCGGTAGCCAGACTGGCGGGACACGCACGGTGGATGGTATCCTGACGCCCAGGACTGGCTAGAGAGTGGCTTGAGAGTAATATTTGACCCTTGGATTGATTAGAGACGTGCGGGATCTCAGCAATACTGGTCCTAGCCGGACGCCCCCGGTCGAAAGCCAGAGAGACATGATACGGTGTGCCCCACGGGGGCCTCTGAGAGACATTCTTGGACAGCGTTCATGG is a window encoding:
- a CDS encoding uncharacterized protein (EggNog:ENOG41); protein product: MIREKIRGALRICLYNNYDRVVIGDFGLGNGYRNPPKELAEIWRDIFLFDPDLRGQFSYVVFVFEDPTQNTTRLIHEEMAKKDRKGSSITKTKVPHGLGATDMDIFGHTFDPEEIERVLCRPDPRYGLDMITS